In the Acropora muricata isolate sample 2 chromosome 1, ASM3666990v1, whole genome shotgun sequence genome, one interval contains:
- the LOC136911179 gene encoding hemicentin-1-like isoform X1, translating to MSKFEFFKVYEVLLAFILVYEAGKNEGNYKRFHLESATVLSLPPTPVHVLEGQPLKLKWSFSVQGTFRRVEFVFAGGGALILHTSLTTTFLVPAFVGRLTASTTGRNATITFFSVNRTDSNNYIFKVLDSDSGTTEVSLEVIVEYPPSLITRAPDQVVLEGGPPISLTCPANGEPAPNITWTKVFANGSDSDVLFTGDQFILPSNRTIGGTYRCKASNGIGSDVNHTFTVVVHFKPERFVFTIKSSNENFCKGAIINITCSAIGKPVVHTYQLIRDDTPVHTSVDSVLFWSQETTAAGEIMYTCVANNTVATASTTKNITVNERSAIEQLENVGTVEGRNATLYCTVTGIPMPSVSWVEVKTGSRFSENPLVFTNVSRKQAGEYICHASNPCGNDSMKGILSVNYPPEGVQLQVSEDAVCKGENVILNCSVTDANPMELTYHLYENNVMVSDSSSTGIWNRSMTTGGVFVYSCNVTNIIGTAMSTDVSVTVNERSAIEQLENITTVEGRNATLNCSVTGIPMPSVSWVEVKTRRRFSENPLVFTNVSRKQAGEYICHASNPCRNDSMKGILSVNYPPEGVQLQVSEDAVCKGENVILNCSVTDANPMELTYHLYENNVMVSDSSSTGIWNRSMTTGGMFVYSCNVTNVIGTAMSTDVSVIVNVVPSILPIYNETVIEGGNVTLSCNASGFPAPTVYWVKTSNRDRFNVTELVFTNISRSDAGEYKCVASNLCTSTELVEVDVKKKIDSFINKTIAALRLNYGLFAVPTRDR from the exons ATGTCAAAATTTGAGTTCTTTAAGGTGTATGAAGTCCTTTTGGCTTTCATTTTGGTCTACGAGGCAGGTAAGAACGAAGGAAATTACAAGCGATTTCATCTAG AATCAGCGACAGTACTTTCATTGCCTCCGACCCCAGTGCATGTTTTGGAAGGACAACCTTTGAAACTAAAGTGGTCGTTCAGCGTTCAAGGAACATTTCGCAGAGTGGAATTCGTATTCGCAGGAGGTGGAGCATTGATTTTGCATACGTCCCTTACAACAACATTTTTAGTGCCAGCATTCGTTGGTCGTCTTACAGCAAGCACTACAGGAAGAAATGCAACGATAACATTTTTCTCCGTGAACAGAACAGACAGCAACAATTATATTTTCAAAGTCTTGGACTCTGATTCCGGTACGACTGAGGTATCATTGGAAGTTATAGTGGAGT ACCCACCGTCATTGATAACAAGAGCTCCAGACCAAGTTGTGCTGGAAGGTGGCCCACCAATCAGTTTAACTTGTCCAGCAAATGGTGAACCAGCTCCAAACATCACCTGGACAAAAGTGTTTGCTAATGGCAGTGATAGTGATGTACTGTTTACTGGTGATCAGTTTATTCTTCCTAGCAACAGAACTATTGGTGGAACGTACCGTTGCAAGGCAAGCAACGGCATCGGAAGTGATGTAAACCACACTTTCACTGTGGTAGTACATT TCAAACCAGAAAGATTCGTATTCACAATAAAAAGCAGTAATGAAAACTTTTGCAAAGGAGCCATTATCAACATCACCTGTTCAGCTATTGGGAAACCTGTGGTACATACATATCAGTTGATTAGGGATGACACTCCGGTGCATACAAGCGTCGATTCAGTGCTGTTTTGGAGTCAAGAAACCACAGCTGCAGGAGAGATTATGTACACTTGTGTGGCAAACAACACTGTGGCAACAGCAAGTACCACAAAAAATATCACTGTTAATG aGCGATCGGCCATAGAACAGCTTGAAAATGTCGGAACAGTGGAAGGAAGGAATGCAACATTATACTGTACTGTGACTGGAATCCCAATGCCATCTGTTTCTTGGGTAGAGGTTAAGACTGGAAGTCGTTTCTCTGAAAACCCACTTGTATTTACTAATGTTAGCAGGAAGCAGGCGGGAGAATACATATGTCATGCTAGTAATCCATGTGGAAATGACTCCATGAAAGGGATTCTCAGTGTGAACT ATCCACCAGAGGGAGTCCAGTTGCAAGTAAGTGAAGATGCTGTCTGCAAAGGTGAAAACGTCATTTTGAACTGTTCGGTCACAGATGCCAACCCTATGGAACTCACTTACCACCTGTATGAGAACAATGTTATGGTCAGTGACAGCAGCAGTACAGGAATTTGGAACAGAAGCATGACAACTGGAGGAGTGTTTGTCTACAGTTGCAACGTTACCAACATCATTGGAACAGCAATGAGCACAGATGTTTCTGTCACTGTCAATG agCGATCAGCCATAGAACAGCTTGAAAATATCACAACAGTGGAAGGAAGGAATGCAACATTAAACTGTAGTGTGACTGGAATCCCAATGCCATCTGTTTCTTGGGTAGAGGTTAAGACTAGAAGACGTTTTTCTGAAAACCCGCTTGTATTTACTAACGTTAGCAGGAAGCAGGCGGGAGAATACATATGTCATGCTAGTAATCCATGTAGAAATGACTCCATGAAAGGGATTCTCAGTGTGAACT ATCCACCAGAGGGAGTCCAGTTGCAAGTAAGTGAAGATGCTGTCTGCAAAGGTGAAAACGTCATTTTGAACTGTTCGGTCACAGATGCCAACCCTATGGAACTCACTTACCACCTGTATGAGAACAATGTTATGGTCAGTGACAGCAGCAGTACAGGAATTTGGAACAGAAGCATGACAACTGGAGGAATGTTTGTCTACAGTTGCAACGTTACCAACGTCATTGGAACAGCAATGAGCACAGATGTTTCTGTCATTGTCAATG ttgttccaTCCATTCTGCCAATATACAATGAAACGGTTATTGAAGGTGGAAATGTGACATTGAGTTGTAATGCATCTGGCTTCCCTGCACCGACTGTTTACTGGGTGAAGACAAGCAATAGAGACCGCTTTAATGTAACGGAATTGGTTTTCACAAATATCAGTAGGAGTGATGCGGGAGAATACAAATGTGTGGCCAGTAATCTATGCACCTCAACAGAGTTGGTAGAAGTTGACGTGAAAAAAAAGATAGATAGCTTTATTAATAAAACCATTGCAGCCTTACGGCTGAATTACGGATTATTTGCTGT TCCCACCAGAGATCGTTAA
- the LOC136911179 gene encoding hemicentin-1-like isoform X2, with amino-acid sequence MSKFEFFKVYEVLLAFILVYEAESATVLSLPPTPVHVLEGQPLKLKWSFSVQGTFRRVEFVFAGGGALILHTSLTTTFLVPAFVGRLTASTTGRNATITFFSVNRTDSNNYIFKVLDSDSGTTEVSLEVIVEYPPSLITRAPDQVVLEGGPPISLTCPANGEPAPNITWTKVFANGSDSDVLFTGDQFILPSNRTIGGTYRCKASNGIGSDVNHTFTVVVHFKPERFVFTIKSSNENFCKGAIINITCSAIGKPVVHTYQLIRDDTPVHTSVDSVLFWSQETTAAGEIMYTCVANNTVATASTTKNITVNERSAIEQLENVGTVEGRNATLYCTVTGIPMPSVSWVEVKTGSRFSENPLVFTNVSRKQAGEYICHASNPCGNDSMKGILSVNYPPEGVQLQVSEDAVCKGENVILNCSVTDANPMELTYHLYENNVMVSDSSSTGIWNRSMTTGGVFVYSCNVTNIIGTAMSTDVSVTVNERSAIEQLENITTVEGRNATLNCSVTGIPMPSVSWVEVKTRRRFSENPLVFTNVSRKQAGEYICHASNPCRNDSMKGILSVNYPPEGVQLQVSEDAVCKGENVILNCSVTDANPMELTYHLYENNVMVSDSSSTGIWNRSMTTGGMFVYSCNVTNVIGTAMSTDVSVIVNVVPSILPIYNETVIEGGNVTLSCNASGFPAPTVYWVKTSNRDRFNVTELVFTNISRSDAGEYKCVASNLCTSTELVEVDVKKKIDSFINKTIAALRLNYGLFAVPTRDR; translated from the exons ATGTCAAAATTTGAGTTCTTTAAGGTGTATGAAGTCCTTTTGGCTTTCATTTTGGTCTACGAGGCAG AATCAGCGACAGTACTTTCATTGCCTCCGACCCCAGTGCATGTTTTGGAAGGACAACCTTTGAAACTAAAGTGGTCGTTCAGCGTTCAAGGAACATTTCGCAGAGTGGAATTCGTATTCGCAGGAGGTGGAGCATTGATTTTGCATACGTCCCTTACAACAACATTTTTAGTGCCAGCATTCGTTGGTCGTCTTACAGCAAGCACTACAGGAAGAAATGCAACGATAACATTTTTCTCCGTGAACAGAACAGACAGCAACAATTATATTTTCAAAGTCTTGGACTCTGATTCCGGTACGACTGAGGTATCATTGGAAGTTATAGTGGAGT ACCCACCGTCATTGATAACAAGAGCTCCAGACCAAGTTGTGCTGGAAGGTGGCCCACCAATCAGTTTAACTTGTCCAGCAAATGGTGAACCAGCTCCAAACATCACCTGGACAAAAGTGTTTGCTAATGGCAGTGATAGTGATGTACTGTTTACTGGTGATCAGTTTATTCTTCCTAGCAACAGAACTATTGGTGGAACGTACCGTTGCAAGGCAAGCAACGGCATCGGAAGTGATGTAAACCACACTTTCACTGTGGTAGTACATT TCAAACCAGAAAGATTCGTATTCACAATAAAAAGCAGTAATGAAAACTTTTGCAAAGGAGCCATTATCAACATCACCTGTTCAGCTATTGGGAAACCTGTGGTACATACATATCAGTTGATTAGGGATGACACTCCGGTGCATACAAGCGTCGATTCAGTGCTGTTTTGGAGTCAAGAAACCACAGCTGCAGGAGAGATTATGTACACTTGTGTGGCAAACAACACTGTGGCAACAGCAAGTACCACAAAAAATATCACTGTTAATG aGCGATCGGCCATAGAACAGCTTGAAAATGTCGGAACAGTGGAAGGAAGGAATGCAACATTATACTGTACTGTGACTGGAATCCCAATGCCATCTGTTTCTTGGGTAGAGGTTAAGACTGGAAGTCGTTTCTCTGAAAACCCACTTGTATTTACTAATGTTAGCAGGAAGCAGGCGGGAGAATACATATGTCATGCTAGTAATCCATGTGGAAATGACTCCATGAAAGGGATTCTCAGTGTGAACT ATCCACCAGAGGGAGTCCAGTTGCAAGTAAGTGAAGATGCTGTCTGCAAAGGTGAAAACGTCATTTTGAACTGTTCGGTCACAGATGCCAACCCTATGGAACTCACTTACCACCTGTATGAGAACAATGTTATGGTCAGTGACAGCAGCAGTACAGGAATTTGGAACAGAAGCATGACAACTGGAGGAGTGTTTGTCTACAGTTGCAACGTTACCAACATCATTGGAACAGCAATGAGCACAGATGTTTCTGTCACTGTCAATG agCGATCAGCCATAGAACAGCTTGAAAATATCACAACAGTGGAAGGAAGGAATGCAACATTAAACTGTAGTGTGACTGGAATCCCAATGCCATCTGTTTCTTGGGTAGAGGTTAAGACTAGAAGACGTTTTTCTGAAAACCCGCTTGTATTTACTAACGTTAGCAGGAAGCAGGCGGGAGAATACATATGTCATGCTAGTAATCCATGTAGAAATGACTCCATGAAAGGGATTCTCAGTGTGAACT ATCCACCAGAGGGAGTCCAGTTGCAAGTAAGTGAAGATGCTGTCTGCAAAGGTGAAAACGTCATTTTGAACTGTTCGGTCACAGATGCCAACCCTATGGAACTCACTTACCACCTGTATGAGAACAATGTTATGGTCAGTGACAGCAGCAGTACAGGAATTTGGAACAGAAGCATGACAACTGGAGGAATGTTTGTCTACAGTTGCAACGTTACCAACGTCATTGGAACAGCAATGAGCACAGATGTTTCTGTCATTGTCAATG ttgttccaTCCATTCTGCCAATATACAATGAAACGGTTATTGAAGGTGGAAATGTGACATTGAGTTGTAATGCATCTGGCTTCCCTGCACCGACTGTTTACTGGGTGAAGACAAGCAATAGAGACCGCTTTAATGTAACGGAATTGGTTTTCACAAATATCAGTAGGAGTGATGCGGGAGAATACAAATGTGTGGCCAGTAATCTATGCACCTCAACAGAGTTGGTAGAAGTTGACGTGAAAAAAAAGATAGATAGCTTTATTAATAAAACCATTGCAGCCTTACGGCTGAATTACGGATTATTTGCTGT TCCCACCAGAGATCGTTAA